One genomic window of Glycine max cultivar Williams 82 chromosome 16, Glycine_max_v4.0, whole genome shotgun sequence includes the following:
- the LOC100810822 gene encoding probable polyamine transporter At1g31830 encodes MGMFSGAEYVPIGNDELPSPRENHMRRVSVLPLVFLIFYEVSGGPFGVEDTVHAAGPLLALMGFLVFPFIWSVPEALITAEMSTMFPENSGYVVWVSSALGPYWGFQQGWMKWLSGVIDNALYPVLFLDYLKSGIPALGGGVPRTVSTWALTVALTCLNYRGLTIVGMVAVLLGVFSLLPFVVMGLLSIPDLKPSRWCVMNLDDVDWNLYLNTLFWNLNYWDSISTLAGEVDNPRRTLPKALFYALILVVLGYFFPLLIGTGAVPLNRDLWTDGYFSIIAEIVGGVWLRWWLQAAAAMSNMGMFVAEMSSDSFQLLGMAERGMLPEFFSKRSRFGTPLVGILFSASGVILLSWLSFQEIVAAENFLYCFGMILEFVAFILLRIRHPNASRPYKVPGGTAGAITICIPPTVLIFVVLAFSSNKVLVISLIAMAIGLVMQPCLKIMEERRWMKFSVRSELQDLDNNEESIHSFVG; translated from the coding sequence ATGGGGATGTTCAGTGGTGCCGAGTATGTGCCTATTGGTAATGATGAGTTACCTTCTCCaagagaaaatcacatgagGAGAGTTTCTGTTCTTCCTCTGGTATTTCTCATCTTCTATGAGGTTTCTGGGGGACCCTTTGGTGTTGAGGACACAGTGCATGCAGCAGGTCCTCTATTAGCCCTTATGGGGTTCTTGGTTTTCCCATTCATATGGAGTGTTCCTGAGGCTCTGATCACTGCAGAGATGAGCACCATGTTCCCTGAGAACAGTGGCTATGTGGTTTGGGTCTCTTCTGCTTTGGGTCCCTATTGGGGGTTTCAGCAAGGTTGGATGAAATGGCTAAGTGGGGTGATTGACAATGCTTTGTATCCAGTTCTGTTTCTTGACTATTTGAAATCAGGTATCCCTGCATTGGGTGGTGGGGTTCCCAGAACTGTTTCAACTTGGGCCTTAACTGTGGCTCTCACTTGCTTGAACTATAGGGGTTTAACCATTGTGGGAATGGTTGCAGTTCTGTTAGGTGTTTTCTCACTCCTTCCTTTTGTTGTCATGGGACTCTTGTCAATTCCAGACCTGAAACCTTCAAGATGGTGTGTGATGAATCTGGATGATGTTGATTGGAATCTGTATTTGAATACTTTGTTTTGGAACCTCAATTATTGGGACTCTATTAGTACTCTTGCTGGGGAAGTGGATAATCCAAGGAGAACTCTTCCCAAGGCTCTATTTTATGCTTTGATCCTTGTGGTTTTGGGCTATTTTTTCCCTCTTTTGATTGGCACTGGTGCTGTTCCTCTCAATAGGGACTTGTGGACTGATGGGTACTTCTCAATTATTGCTGAGATTGTTGGAGGAGTGTGGTTGAGGTGGTGGCTTCAAGCTGCTGCTGCAATGTCTAACATGGGAATGTTTGTTGCTGAAATGAGCAGTGACTCATTCCAGCTTCTAGGGATGGCAGAGAGGGGCATGCTACCCGAGTTCTTCAGCAAGAGGTCCCGTTTCGGAACCCCTCTTGTAGGAATACTCTTTTCGGCCTCTGGTGTGATCTTACTGTCATGGCTGAGTTTTCAGGAGATTGTGGCTGCTGAAAACTTCTTGTACTGCTTTGGCATGATTTTGGAGTTTGTTGCATTCATATTGTTGAGGATCAGACACCCCAATGCGTCTAGGCCTTACAAGGTTCCAGGGGGAACAGCTGGAGCAATTACTATCTGCATTCCTCCCACAGTTTTGATTTTTGTGGTGCTCGCTTTCTCCTCCAACAAAGTGCTGGTTATAAGCCTCATCGCTATGGCGATTGGCCTTGTAATGCAACCATGTCTTAAAATTATGGAGGAAAGGAGATGGATGAAGTTCTCTGTTAGATCTGAGCTCCAGGATCTTGACAATAATGAGGAGAGCATTCACTCTTTTGTGGGTTAA
- the LOC102666748 gene encoding uncharacterized protein, whose product MPDSKSTFHLALIISNIKSHVLIILEMEYVQYATWAELFKIHTRSHRVIDHIIPPQDGKQKASPMEEETELWLTLNATVLRWIYATISHDLLHTILEPNTTTMEAWNRLRDIFQDNKHSRAVTLEYDFTHTTMEAFSSVSTYCQLLDQSLSDQLKNVGFPVDNNRLVLQLVSGLTEPYKGVSTLIRQSDPLPQFYQAQSMFVLKESGLKKAAQTSSSAMMAHDSNESQEMSDHSLAHRTNNGGKQYSNRGNSRKNRNNTSGRDNLGTCKGGSGGGGKGGGGNNRGGGQQQPQNNPWPAGQQWPWP is encoded by the exons ATGCCTGACTCAAAATCTACCTTTCACCTTGCTCTTATTATATCCAACATCAAGAGTCATGTCCTAATCATTCTTGAGATGGAATATGTCCAATACGCGACATGGGCTgaacttttcaaaattcacacacGATCCCATAGGGTAATTGATCATATAATTCCTCCGCAGGATGGCAAGCAGAAGGCGTCACCAATGGAAGAGGAGACAGAACTCTGGTTGACACTAAACGCCACCGTTCTACGATGGATTTATGCCACCATTTCTCATGATCTTTTACATACTATTCTTGAACCCAACACCACAACAATGGAGGCTTGGAATAGGTTGCGTGATATATTCCAAGATAACAAACACTCTCGTGCCGTTACACTTGAGTATGATTTCACCCACACAACCATGGAGGCCTTTTCAAGTGTCTCTACTTACTGtcaattgttggatcaa TCACTGTCGGATCAACTCAAGAACGTCGGCTTTCCGGTCGATAACAATAGGTTGGTTCTGCAATTGGTCTCCGGTCTCACTGAACCCTACAAGGGAGTGTCCACACTCATCCGTCAAAGTGATCCCTTGCCTCAGTTTTATCAAGCACAGTCGATGTTTGTTCTCAAAGAATCCGGCCTCAAGAAGGCGGCTCAGACCTCGTCCTCCGCCATGATGGCTCATGACTCGAATGAATCTCAAGAGATgtctgatcattcattagcacACCGCACAAATAATGGTGGAAAACAGTATTCAAACCGTGGCAATTCTAGAAAGAATCGCAACAACACTAGTGGTCGTGATAACTTAGGCACTTGCAAGGGAGGCTCTGGTGGCGGGGGTAAAGGTGGCGGTGGCAACAATCGCGGGGGTGGACAACAGCAGCCCCAGAACAACCCCTGGCCTGCAGGACAGCAATGGCCTTGGCCATAG